Proteins encoded by one window of Chondromyces crocatus:
- a CDS encoding DUF2169 family type VI secretion system accessory protein encodes MKVIKPQRLGVLTRSWEYRGDFYFTVSILAFFPFESPSFLLPEVRLWQLLAEELGRDLAFDEVMPKPSPELLVTGSACPAGGTPQPVCAVRVQLGSVDKRLYVVGDRVWDFGGPSKPVPFTRMPITWSNAFGGPGFAQNPLGKGIAKIQDAQGKEIHPLPNVENPKTLLKKPEDRPAPEGFGAYDITWPQRADKFGTYDKRWLEERFPGFADDADLSLFNVAPKDQRFEGELRGDEPFRVENMHPDHPVQTSRLPGVRGRCFITQKTKDGDVFREIPTRLDTVHLLPSAGRGVVIFRGTTTLSEDDAHDVAHLVVAAETLGAPARSIDHYREVLAGRLDKKRGALLALKDSDLLPPEAPPEVPLPDAKGSDMDDLSVTKNLQERNQRKRLEKELEKSRAQMVAMGLDPDKHVPKAPEPEKVPSLEELPDYLEAADAQVADARKQADDAMAKAKADLKETCAQAGLDYEKTLADTQKGGGGPPKFSAEKEMENLRLSREHMKAAGIAIPVDPKAPSDEELAQRLRTIEQQLQHAYWQFAHVYPEADLPDEKAAAALREEVIDAHRSGKGLGGRDLTGVDLTGLNLSGIDLEHAFLERARLAGANLSGARLSGAVLVRADLTGANLEGAELRAANLGRANLTGAKLTGGINLAGATLMYADLSGAVFDGATLHRVDLFEAKFQGASFAKVEAVMLNFVQVDLSGVNFAGAQLIKCSFLESQLDDVDFSGATMTQSVFVEARGERTRWRNAKAENLRMVKESAFPGADFLGASLEGSNLRGTNLEGAEMSGANFNRADLSECNLKKAKLYRATGIGALLVRADLTGANLTSANLMQAILQKAKLAGASFKGANLFRADLARSVGDKATSFEDALVDQVRHVAAPGGGAV; translated from the coding sequence ATGAAGGTCATCAAGCCGCAGCGCCTCGGCGTGCTCACGCGCTCGTGGGAGTACCGGGGCGACTTCTATTTCACGGTCTCCATCCTGGCGTTCTTCCCGTTCGAGTCGCCGTCGTTCCTCTTGCCGGAGGTGCGGCTCTGGCAGCTCCTCGCCGAGGAGCTGGGCCGGGATCTCGCGTTCGACGAGGTGATGCCGAAGCCGTCGCCGGAGCTGCTGGTGACGGGGAGCGCCTGCCCCGCCGGGGGGACGCCGCAGCCCGTCTGTGCCGTGCGCGTGCAGCTCGGCTCCGTGGACAAGCGGCTGTACGTGGTCGGCGATCGGGTGTGGGACTTCGGCGGGCCTTCGAAGCCGGTGCCGTTCACCCGGATGCCCATCACCTGGTCGAACGCCTTCGGGGGGCCAGGTTTTGCGCAGAACCCGCTGGGGAAAGGCATCGCCAAGATCCAGGACGCGCAGGGCAAGGAGATCCATCCGCTGCCGAACGTCGAGAACCCGAAGACCCTGCTGAAGAAGCCGGAGGATCGGCCCGCACCCGAGGGCTTCGGGGCGTACGACATCACCTGGCCGCAGCGGGCCGACAAGTTCGGTACGTACGACAAGCGCTGGCTGGAGGAACGCTTCCCGGGGTTCGCGGACGACGCGGATCTCTCGCTCTTCAACGTGGCGCCGAAGGACCAGCGGTTCGAGGGCGAGCTGCGCGGTGACGAGCCCTTCCGGGTGGAGAACATGCATCCCGACCACCCGGTGCAGACCTCGCGGCTCCCGGGCGTGCGAGGGCGGTGCTTCATCACGCAGAAGACGAAGGACGGGGACGTGTTCCGGGAGATCCCGACGCGGCTCGACACGGTCCACCTCTTGCCGAGCGCGGGGCGCGGGGTGGTGATCTTCCGCGGCACGACGACGCTGAGCGAGGACGACGCCCACGACGTGGCCCACCTGGTGGTCGCGGCAGAGACGCTCGGGGCGCCGGCGAGGTCGATCGATCACTACCGCGAGGTGCTCGCCGGGCGGCTCGACAAGAAGAGAGGGGCGCTGCTCGCCCTCAAGGACTCCGACCTGCTGCCGCCGGAGGCGCCGCCCGAGGTGCCGCTCCCTGACGCGAAGGGGTCGGACATGGACGACCTCTCGGTCACGAAGAACCTGCAGGAGAGGAACCAGCGCAAGCGGCTGGAGAAGGAGCTGGAGAAGAGCCGCGCCCAGATGGTGGCGATGGGGCTCGATCCGGACAAGCACGTGCCCAAGGCGCCGGAGCCGGAGAAGGTCCCTTCACTCGAAGAACTCCCGGACTACCTGGAGGCCGCCGATGCGCAGGTCGCAGACGCCCGGAAACAGGCCGACGACGCGATGGCGAAGGCCAAGGCCGACCTGAAGGAGACCTGCGCGCAGGCGGGCCTCGACTACGAGAAGACGCTCGCGGACACCCAGAAGGGTGGCGGGGGGCCGCCGAAGTTCTCGGCCGAGAAGGAGATGGAGAACCTCCGCCTCTCCCGGGAACACATGAAGGCAGCGGGGATCGCGATCCCCGTCGATCCGAAGGCGCCCTCCGACGAGGAACTCGCGCAGCGCCTGCGCACGATCGAGCAGCAGCTCCAGCATGCGTACTGGCAGTTCGCCCATGTCTACCCGGAGGCGGATCTGCCCGACGAGAAGGCGGCTGCCGCCCTGCGGGAAGAGGTGATCGACGCCCACCGGAGCGGCAAGGGCCTCGGGGGGCGCGATCTGACGGGCGTGGACCTCACGGGCCTGAACCTCTCCGGGATCGATCTGGAGCACGCGTTCCTGGAGCGCGCGCGCCTCGCTGGCGCCAACCTGTCGGGGGCTCGGCTGAGTGGCGCGGTGCTCGTGCGCGCCGACCTCACGGGCGCGAATCTCGAAGGGGCAGAGCTGCGCGCGGCGAACCTCGGCCGGGCGAACCTGACGGGCGCCAAGCTGACCGGCGGGATCAACCTGGCGGGAGCGACGCTGATGTACGCGGACCTGTCCGGCGCCGTCTTCGACGGGGCGACGCTGCACCGGGTCGACCTGTTCGAGGCGAAGTTCCAGGGCGCGAGCTTCGCGAAGGTCGAGGCGGTGATGCTGAACTTCGTCCAGGTGGACCTCTCCGGGGTGAACTTCGCGGGCGCCCAGCTCATCAAGTGCAGCTTCCTGGAGAGCCAGCTCGACGATGTCGATTTCTCCGGCGCGACGATGACACAGTCGGTGTTCGTCGAGGCGCGCGGCGAGCGCACGCGGTGGCGTAACGCGAAGGCCGAGAACCTGCGGATGGTCAAGGAGTCGGCCTTCCCGGGGGCCGACTTCCTCGGCGCCTCGCTCGAAGGGTCGAACCTGCGCGGGACGAACCTGGAAGGCGCCGAGATGAGCGGGGCGAACTTCAACCGGGCCGACCTGTCGGAGTGCAACCTGAAGAAGGCCAAGCTCTACCGGGCCACCGGGATCGGGGCGCTGCTCGTCCGCGCGGATCTGACGGGCGCCAACCTCACGTCGGCAAACCTCATGCAAGCCATCCTCCAGAAGGCCAAGCTCGCAGGCGCGAGCTTCAAGGGCGCGAACCTCTTCCGGGCCGACCTGGCCCGCAGCGTGGGCGACAAGGCCACGTCGTTCGAGGATGCGCTCGTGGACCAGGTGCGGCACGTCGCGGCGCCTGGAGGAGGTGCCGTGTGA